One stretch of Siphonobacter curvatus DNA includes these proteins:
- the trxB gene encoding thioredoxin-disulfide reductase, translating to MSAEHIHCLIIGSGPAGYTAAIYASRAGLQPVLYTGAQPGGQLTTTTEVDNFPGYPEGVTGPEMMQDLEKQARRFGTEIRYGLATKVDFSDTASKKVWIDDTHEICADAVIISTGASAKWLGLPGEDIYNGRGVSACAVCDGFFYRGQDVVVVGGGDTAVEEASYLAKLCKKVYLLVRRDELRASQIMQNRVKTIANIEILWNTETEELLGDETGLTGARVKNIVTGEVQDLCVTGFFVAIGHKPNTDIFKDFIDMDTTGYIKTVPGSSRTNVAGVFACGDAQDNVYRQAITAAGTGCMAALDAERWLAEVETAVAVGSAVL from the coding sequence ATGTCAGCTGAACATATTCATTGCTTAATCATTGGTTCAGGCCCTGCTGGTTACACAGCCGCTATTTACGCTTCACGGGCAGGTCTTCAGCCAGTTTTATATACAGGTGCTCAACCGGGTGGTCAATTAACGACGACAACCGAAGTGGATAACTTTCCGGGCTATCCCGAAGGCGTAACCGGACCCGAAATGATGCAGGACCTGGAAAAACAGGCTCGTCGTTTTGGAACGGAAATTCGCTATGGTTTAGCCACGAAGGTAGATTTCTCGGATACTGCCAGTAAAAAAGTCTGGATAGACGATACGCACGAAATCTGTGCCGATGCTGTCATTATTTCCACGGGAGCTTCGGCCAAATGGCTAGGTCTGCCGGGTGAAGACATCTACAATGGTCGCGGGGTATCGGCCTGTGCCGTATGTGATGGCTTCTTCTATCGGGGTCAGGATGTTGTGGTTGTAGGTGGTGGCGATACCGCTGTGGAAGAGGCAAGCTATCTGGCTAAATTGTGCAAGAAAGTGTATCTGTTGGTTCGCCGGGATGAGTTACGGGCCTCGCAAATCATGCAGAACCGGGTAAAGACTATTGCTAACATCGAAATTCTCTGGAATACCGAAACCGAAGAATTGTTAGGTGACGAAACGGGTCTTACCGGTGCCCGTGTGAAAAACATTGTAACGGGTGAAGTGCAGGATTTATGCGTGACGGGCTTCTTCGTAGCCATTGGTCATAAACCCAATACTGATATTTTTAAAGATTTCATCGATATGGATACTACGGGTTACATCAAAACCGTTCCCGGTAGTAGCCGTACCAATGTAGCGGGTGTATTTGCCTGTGGCGATGCCCAGGACAATGTGTACCGCCAGGCCATTACTGCCGCTGGTACGGGCTGTATGGCCGCTCTGGACGCTGAACGCTGGCTGGCTGAAGTTGAAACGGCCGTAGCGGTAGGCTCAGCAGTCCTTTAA
- a CDS encoding peptidoglycan DD-metalloendopeptidase family protein: MEPVPLLHSQQPFEPQKVLNPLVRSAVDTMVAAQLQNDQLVVETIQEIRPHDSESWAKVSERYRVWDEHHVNPYGYDIRNFDAAISIQLYDSTRQQYWSAPMETGRPTSAFGWRRIRWHKGIDLNLQTGDPVKTAFDGQVRVVSYDSRGFGRYVVVRHYNGLETVYGHLSKQLVQPKQLVKAGEIVGLGGNTGRSTGSHLHFELRYEGHPFNPLEIFAFPENIIRFNQYILTPRVFAYVTGRKFDEVQAEGDNEEEEVEYRETDWYTVRKGDTLDEISRRSGITIARIKELNGLRTTRLQIGQKLRIR; this comes from the coding sequence ATGGAACCCGTTCCCCTGCTTCATTCGCAACAACCCTTTGAACCTCAGAAAGTACTAAACCCGCTGGTTAGGAGTGCAGTGGATACCATGGTGGCTGCTCAATTACAGAATGATCAGTTAGTGGTGGAGACGATTCAGGAAATTCGGCCGCATGATTCGGAAAGCTGGGCGAAGGTCAGTGAGCGGTATCGCGTGTGGGATGAACACCACGTCAATCCGTACGGGTACGATATTCGGAACTTTGATGCTGCTATTTCCATTCAGTTGTATGACTCCACTCGTCAGCAGTATTGGTCAGCTCCCATGGAAACGGGTCGACCCACATCGGCCTTCGGTTGGAGACGAATTCGCTGGCATAAGGGCATTGACCTGAACCTGCAAACCGGGGACCCCGTAAAAACGGCCTTCGACGGCCAGGTACGGGTAGTAAGTTACGATAGTAGGGGATTTGGTCGCTATGTAGTAGTACGGCATTATAACGGTTTAGAGACCGTGTATGGCCATTTATCCAAGCAGCTGGTTCAGCCCAAACAACTCGTAAAGGCAGGAGAGATTGTTGGTTTAGGAGGCAATACCGGGCGGAGTACAGGTTCCCATTTGCACTTTGAGCTACGGTACGAAGGCCATCCGTTTAATCCGCTGGAAATCTTTGCGTTTCCAGAAAACATCATTCGCTTCAATCAGTATATTCTGACGCCCCGGGTATTTGCATACGTCACGGGTCGTAAGTTTGATGAAGTGCAGGCGGAAGGCGATAACGAAGAGGAAGAAGTAGAATATCGGGAAACGGATTGGTATACCGTGCGAAAGGGGGATACACTGGACGAAATCTCC
- a CDS encoding peptidoglycan DD-metalloendopeptidase family protein encodes MMKLVTALFFCGICVFASTESFAQREKGLFKKAPSIKPKTDSKKTGNEFELPQQTTSNLRFSEQLEPKKPVNPVVSNMDTTRIDDKTEKIPTETEDQVYDDSAGVWVTTHRYFSIWDPNTIDPYNINPLDFDEPVELQLYDDAKGQFWAAPLTKGILTSQFGRRWGRWHTGADLDLDTGDDVFAAFDGQVRVVSFDGGGYGRYVVIRHYNGLETLYGHLSSQLVQSGQFVKAGEKIGLGGSTGRSTGPHLHYELRYEGNPFNPLEVYKFPENVIKSDRYLLTSKAWDYLRGGGNRVQYEYNTGEKSKQHRQIRWYRVRKGDTLYDIAHRSGVSVSQLKRLNGLRNSNLSIGKKLRVK; translated from the coding sequence ATGATGAAACTAGTAACCGCTCTTTTCTTTTGTGGCATTTGTGTTTTTGCATCGACAGAAAGCTTTGCCCAACGAGAAAAAGGACTGTTTAAAAAAGCTCCCAGCATCAAGCCCAAGACGGATAGCAAGAAAACCGGTAACGAGTTTGAGCTTCCGCAGCAAACCACATCGAACTTACGTTTTTCGGAACAACTCGAACCTAAAAAGCCCGTTAATCCGGTGGTCAGCAACATGGACACCACACGGATCGACGATAAGACCGAGAAAATTCCTACGGAAACGGAAGATCAGGTTTACGACGATTCTGCGGGCGTATGGGTGACTACCCACCGCTACTTCTCCATCTGGGATCCCAACACGATTGATCCCTACAATATCAACCCACTTGATTTCGACGAGCCCGTTGAGCTTCAGTTGTATGACGATGCCAAAGGGCAATTCTGGGCAGCACCGCTGACGAAAGGGATTCTGACTTCGCAGTTTGGTCGTCGCTGGGGACGCTGGCACACCGGAGCCGACCTGGATCTGGATACGGGTGATGATGTATTTGCCGCTTTTGATGGCCAGGTACGGGTCGTTAGTTTCGACGGCGGTGGTTACGGTCGCTACGTAGTTATTCGGCATTATAACGGTTTAGAAACGTTATATGGTCATTTATCTTCCCAGTTAGTACAATCAGGCCAATTTGTAAAAGCGGGTGAAAAGATTGGACTAGGGGGCAGCACAGGCCGGAGTACCGGACCGCACCTCCACTATGAATTACGATACGAAGGGAATCCTTTTAACCCCTTAGAGGTTTATAAATTTCCGGAAAACGTAATTAAGTCCGACCGGTACCTGCTGACTTCTAAAGCGTGGGATTATCTGCGAGGCGGTGGAAATCGGGTTCAGTACGAGTACAACACCGGTGAGAAATCCAAACAGCACCGTCAGATTCGCTGGTACCGCGTACGTAAAGGCGATACGCTGTATGACATTGCTCACCGTTCAGGCGTTTCCGTATCCCAGTTGAAACGACTGAATGGATTACGGAATAGCAACCTGAGCATTGGTAAGAAATTACGGGTTAAGTAA